In Candidatus Eisenbacteria bacterium, the DNA window AGGAGGATGGATGTCTTGCACAATTTTAGGTAGGTTGGTCTAAAGACGGCTGAACCAGGAGTTGAACCGAAGCCATGATTGATACGCACGCCCATGTTCACACCAGGGATTTCGACGCCGATCGGCCCAAGGTCCTGACCCGCGCCTTCGCCTCGGGTCTGAAGGCGATTATCGAGATCAATATCCTCCCCAGGGGGTGGCCGGGCGTCATCCGTCTTGCCGAAAACGATCCGCGCATCTTCGCCGCGGCGGGGCTCCATCCCAATGATGTGACCGATGACTCATTTACCGATGTCCCCTGGATCGAGGAGGCCTTGCGGCATCCCCGCGTTCGCGCTATCGGCGAAACGGGTCTCGATACCTATCGCAAGCGGGCTTCTCTTGAAAACCAGAAGAAACTCTTCAGCGAACATATCGCCCTCGCCCGCCGCACGGGGCTACCCCTCGTGATTCACTGCCGAAATGCGCACGACGAGGTCTACGATCTTCTCGAGACGGAGG includes these proteins:
- a CDS encoding TatD family hydrolase — encoded protein: MIDTHAHVHTRDFDADRPKVLTRAFASGLKAIIEINILPRGWPGVIRLAENDPRIFAAAGLHPNDVTDDSFTDVPWIEEALRHPRVRAIGETGLDTYRKRASLENQKKLFSEHIALARRTGLPLVIHCRNAHDEVYDLLETEGAGVRGVMHCFSGDIRHARRAIKLGFLLGLGGSITYDADRWRPLVRKIGLEHIIVETDCPYLSPEPDRRARNEPARVWQTAERLADYLGVDVDEVDAATDRAAVDLFNISDDLKDLK